In one Pseudomonas tensinigenes genomic region, the following are encoded:
- a CDS encoding ATP-binding protein: MRIYITGASCAGVTTLGQNLALLLDLQHVDVDDYYWLPTNPPFTTKRLPDERVSLMQRELGDDDWVLTGSCINWGDALIAHADLIVFVVTPTPVRLERLAVRERRRFGDRIAPGGDMHEIHVAFREWASQYDNPDFSGRNRAWHESWLSAQTAPVLRVDGMRSTEKMAADVIQALS, translated from the coding sequence TTGCGGATCTACATTACAGGCGCTTCGTGTGCGGGCGTGACGACATTGGGGCAGAACCTCGCCCTTTTGCTCGACCTGCAACACGTCGATGTCGATGATTATTACTGGCTGCCCACCAATCCTCCGTTCACGACTAAACGACTACCCGATGAACGCGTTTCATTGATGCAGCGAGAACTCGGCGACGACGATTGGGTGTTGACCGGCTCGTGTATCAATTGGGGAGATGCGCTGATTGCCCATGCCGATCTGATTGTGTTCGTTGTCACACCTACGCCTGTTCGCCTTGAGCGGCTGGCAGTACGGGAAAGGCGCCGCTTTGGAGATCGGATTGCGCCCGGTGGTGATATGCATGAAATACATGTGGCCTTTCGAGAATGGGCCTCGCAATACGACAATCCAGACTTTTCAGGACGCAATCGAGCGTGGCACGAGTCGTGGTTATCAGCGCAAACAGCCCCGGTGTTGCGAGTTGACGGCATGAGAAGTACTGAAAAAATGGCTGCGGATGTCATTCAGGCTTTGTCGTGA